Proteins from one Lachnospiraceae bacterium KGMB03038 genomic window:
- a CDS encoding NCS2 family permease, whose product MGKLQSFFKLNEKGTNVKTEILAGLTTFMTMAYVLVVQPSAIIGFGDAAYFADVNGLVITKEALAVTCAIVSAIITLFMGLYANMPFALSTGMGTNFMFGALLQSGELAFGEIMAITLISGSIFVLLTIFGIRDLIVKAIPKNIKVSIGAAIGFYIAYLGFDNSGIGTFEDGIGMGDFTQPAVALALFGLFLIAVLTAYRVNGAILIGIVAVTLIGIPVGVTQLPDAAAKLPDMQGLGNLMISFDFKGLLAFQTVIYVFITFCGDFFSTLGTVLGVAGKANMLDENGNMPDIQKPFLVDAIGTCVGACTGNTTITTFVESSSGVEAGGRTGLTSVVVAILFGIMVFFSPLVLMIPDAATGPALIFVGFLMVSGIQNIDFSDFTDAFGPFVMIMFVIFAGGIASGIAAGILAHIFIKLATGKYKELSPVMYVLAIPLVMYFIFN is encoded by the coding sequence TCATTTTTCAAACTGAATGAAAAAGGTACAAATGTTAAAACAGAGATCCTGGCAGGACTCACGACTTTTATGACCATGGCTTATGTGCTTGTGGTACAGCCCAGCGCCATCATTGGATTTGGTGACGCGGCATACTTCGCAGATGTGAACGGGCTGGTGATCACAAAAGAAGCTTTGGCTGTTACCTGCGCGATCGTCAGCGCCATCATTACGCTGTTCATGGGACTGTACGCAAACATGCCGTTTGCGCTTTCCACTGGAATGGGAACAAACTTTATGTTTGGAGCCCTTCTCCAATCCGGGGAACTTGCGTTTGGCGAGATCATGGCGATCACTTTGATCTCTGGCTCTATCTTTGTGCTCTTGACTATTTTTGGGATCCGGGATCTGATCGTAAAAGCGATTCCTAAGAATATTAAAGTATCGATCGGAGCGGCCATCGGATTCTATATTGCGTATCTTGGATTTGACAATTCCGGGATCGGTACTTTTGAAGATGGAATCGGCATGGGGGATTTTACACAGCCAGCAGTGGCGCTGGCCTTGTTTGGGCTGTTCCTGATCGCGGTTTTGACGGCGTATCGTGTAAATGGAGCCATTTTGATCGGAATCGTGGCAGTGACCTTGATCGGAATCCCGGTTGGGGTGACGCAGCTTCCGGATGCCGCGGCAAAGCTGCCGGATATGCAGGGACTGGGCAATCTGATGATTTCCTTTGATTTTAAAGGACTTCTGGCCTTCCAGACGGTAATCTATGTATTTATCACTTTCTGCGGGGACTTTTTCTCTACATTGGGAACAGTGCTTGGAGTCGCGGGAAAAGCGAATATGCTGGATGAAAATGGAAACATGCCGGATATCCAGAAACCATTCCTGGTAGATGCCATTGGAACCTGTGTGGGCGCCTGTACCGGAAACACAACGATCACTACCTTTGTAGAATCATCCTCTGGTGTAGAGGCTGGAGGAAGAACTGGACTTACCAGCGTGGTTGTGGCGATTCTGTTTGGAATCATGGTATTCTTCTCTCCTTTGGTCTTGATGATCCCGGATGCGGCCACCGGTCCGGCGCTGATTTTCGTGGGATTCCTTATGGTATCTGGAATCCAGAATATTGATTTCAGCGATTTTACCGATGCCTTTGGCCCATTTGTTATGATCATGTTCGTAATCTTCGCCGGAGGAATCGCTTCAGGAATCGCGGCTGGTATCCTTGCCCATATCTTTATTAAACTGGCTACCGGCAAATACAAAGAACTTTCACCGGTAATGTATGTGCTGGCTATCCCGTTAGTAATGTATTTTATTTTTAATTAA